The stretch of DNA GAGAGTCACCCCCAGATCGGGCACGTAGAGAACGTTCTTCAATTCTCCCTCTACGGTGACTCCATTGACAAATGATGTCATCTTGATAGTTCCGACACCGACAGCGTGTAATATTTTCCCACCAATTCCATTGATCGGCCAGCTGTTTGGTGGAATATCGCATATATCGGTGAAATAGGAAAGTACTCCACACATGTGGTGAGTCGCTCCAGAATCCAATACAATTCCATTTAGATCTCAATCAGGAAGACAGCATACAGAAATGAGAGAGAAGTTGGGTCGCGAACCTCCATTGTCGTCGTTGTTCGGACGTTTGGGTGGTGTCGGTTGTTTCTCCCCTTGTTGAGCAATCCGAAGTCTGCATTCAAATTCATAGTGGCGCGATTTGCCACAGTAGGTACACTAAGCAGTATCTCGATTTACTATATCGCGTGATCCATTTGCACGTCCTCGTCCTCCACGTGCATTACGTATAAAGGGAGTTCTTTTGATTCCATTGGCCTGAAGTGCACTATTGTTACGTTCGGGTGGTGGAGGTAGGGACGCTTGCTCTTCAATACGACGTAGTTCAATCCTTCTTTGTTCTGAGAAAATTCTGGCTCGAAGGGCATCCATGGATCTCTCATTATCAGGGATGTTGTCCCACGTAGATGCAAGAAAACCGAATCTAGCAGGAAGACTACACATGATGGTTGTaatcaaatcgtgctcagtGATGTTGACTCCAAGGTCGTTGAGTTCGGTTGCCATTGATTCCAGAGCAGTAATGTGTACCATGATATCTTCACCAGCAGTGGGTCGTAAGTTGAGAAAATCTCTGTGGAGGAGATGTTTGTTATCGGCAGCACGCTGAAGGTATTGCGTCTCGAGTCTTGTCCACATCTCATGACTGTTTCTGCTGTTGAGGAGAGCAAACTTCCTTGTTTCATCACAGCTGTTGAAGATAAGGAATCTACCGTAGCAGTCTCTCATTCTCCACTCTTCGATCTCAGCAGCATTGATTACCAGCTGGTTATCTTCTACCTCCTCGAACTGTTGAACCGTTTCAATGATTAAACCCTGTAAGATTTCAACAGTGAGTAGAGGATTAGAATTTAGAATATTCTCTTCTAATGTATTAAATTAGGTTACATACCTCAACGATGGGTCTTAGATTCTTCAATGTGAACATCATTTCCATGTTGTGTCTCCAcgtaatgaaatattttccatcaAATCTTTTTAAGTGTTTGATCACATCAAGAGAATAGTTTTGATCCATCATGGAATGTTAAACGTATGGCTTAGCGTTtatgctgggcccataacctgtgaGCATATCATATTCCAGTTAGTTACTCAATGTCTCAATTGGATGTACATAGTATTAATAGCATTGATAATCGTATTAATACTTACACACAATGttgaataaaagataagaTGCACACAATTAGTTCTGTAAGATCTGGACTGATAGATCATGTATTGTTACTCGAAGCAACaacgaacaagaagaaggaacagATAGACTTCAGTCGAGCTAGGTTAATACAGACGAACTTCTCGCGTTGATGACGTTCTTCATTCGTCTTGCTGCGTCAGACACAGTTGGTTCTGCAACCCCCTTGGTTTCCGCAACCATTCGATTGTGCGTATCTTGTTGGTGTTCATAATGAATCACAACAGTGGGCTTTTCAGTATACCTTCaaccaatttaaaatttaaaaaatatagcaATTTTCCTGCTTAAGAAACTTTCAAGCAAGACTGTACATGTACAGGCGCGCGCATGTCTGTAGCGATTATTGCGGGCCGGTTCGCCATTTTAGCGCTAAGCACTGCCTGTCTACTATGTTTTGGGCGGCTCGCTCCAAGCaaatcattaatttaaaaatatagcgCTAGATCTTTAGCGCTACTAAGTGAACATTGcactaattatttttttctgaataatATGCACgtgattaaaataattgtgtgTGTTACTTAACGCGTATCCCactaaattgaattaaacgagcgcctttctcatttttttcgtAAGACATTTATCCCGCTAATATTTTACCCATAAATTTCGGTCTGGCCAGACTGCCCATTGCTTGCGACGACACGTACACAGATTAGTACGACGATTGTTTTCACGATGGTCGTTCTGTCCCGGTTGggtatttcttcaataaagCGTGGAGCGGCTTGGCTGTTTCAGCGAATCATGGGGTGCATAAAGTAAATAGGCTGCAAAGCGTAAACGCTCATTTGTCAAAAGTCACGTGACTCAGCTTATTGACCAATGAAGACTTCCTTAGAACCCGCCAGAATGAGCTTACTATTTTTTTgtcggaaaaagaagaaaaagcaaaacgacatatttttaaacaattcgACAACGTAACGTGTTCtcctttgtcttgttttcgtAGGGGGGAGGGATACTACTGTCGAGCTAAACCCATtctgccatctagcgttgaCTGGTGAAGTCTTGTGGTGTGGAGAACTGGGTGACTTTTTAGACTCACCCGGGGTAGAAGTGAAGCGTCCTTACGGCTCTGGCAAGGAGAAAGCGTCACCGCTACAAGTGTTCTAGAAATTAACTCTGTGTTCCTCTCTTAACTAGAATATACTTTGTAAGTTGTCTCACTCTATCTCAGTACATCGAGATACGAGTCAATACACATACTCATACGTGAGGTTATTTCCCAATTTATCATATTGATTCACTCTGTTATTTAACAATTGTTAAATAACAGAGTAGGTAGTTAACTACCTTTGCTCTTGTAGCTTGTAACGGTTCCTTAACCGTACACATAG from Daphnia pulex isolate KAP4 chromosome 4, ASM2113471v1 encodes:
- the LOC124192087 gene encoding uncharacterized protein LOC124192087 gives rise to the protein MMDQNYSLDVIKHLKRFDGKYFITWRHNMEMMFTLKNLRPIVEGLIIETVQQFEEVEDNQLVINAAEIEEWRMRDCYGRFLIFNSCDETRKFALLNSRNSHEMWTRLETQYLQRAADNKHLLHRDFLNLRPTAGEDIMVHITALESMATELNDLGVNITEHDLITTIMCSLPARFGFLASTWDNIPDNERSMDALRARIFSEQRRIELRRIEEQASLPPPPERNNSALQANGIKRTPFIRNARGGRGRANGSRDIVNRDTA